The following proteins come from a genomic window of Sphaerisporangium rubeum:
- a CDS encoding substrate-binding domain-containing protein: MSDSMDRRVTVADIAAEAGVSRATVSKVLNGRSDVAQSTRVQIEAMLVARGYVPTRRTKRPVIAERGGGLMEILFNDAGTPWAAEIIRGAEEAARGSRIGVVVSVLERGAGGGRRWLEDLTARVPRGVILAVTDLTAADQRRIAKLGVPAVIVDQVGDADGDIPSIGAGNWGGGMAATQHLIDLGHRRIGMITGPMRYLCSQARLAGYRATLERAGVEADDSLVEHGDFHYSSGHELGLALLDRPDPPSAIFAANDEQALGVYAAVRQRGLRVPDDLSVVGFDDVPMSQWVTPPLTTVRQPIAELAALAVRTLLAHKDGVDMPEGRVELSTKLVVRDSTAPPAERDN; encoded by the coding sequence GTGTCCGATTCGATGGACCGGCGCGTCACTGTCGCCGACATCGCCGCCGAGGCCGGGGTGTCCCGCGCGACCGTGTCCAAGGTGCTGAACGGCCGTTCCGACGTCGCGCAGTCCACCCGCGTCCAGATCGAGGCCATGCTGGTGGCGCGCGGGTACGTCCCGACCAGGCGCACCAAGCGGCCGGTGATCGCCGAACGCGGCGGCGGCCTCATGGAGATCCTTTTCAACGACGCCGGCACGCCGTGGGCCGCCGAGATCATCCGTGGCGCCGAGGAGGCCGCGCGGGGCTCGCGCATCGGTGTCGTGGTGTCGGTGCTCGAGCGCGGCGCAGGCGGTGGCCGGCGGTGGCTCGAGGACCTGACCGCACGCGTGCCGCGCGGCGTCATCCTGGCGGTCACCGACCTCACGGCCGCCGACCAGCGGCGCATCGCCAAGCTCGGGGTCCCGGCCGTCATCGTGGACCAGGTCGGCGACGCCGACGGCGACATCCCGTCCATCGGCGCCGGCAACTGGGGTGGCGGCATGGCGGCCACGCAGCATCTCATCGACCTCGGTCACCGGCGCATCGGCATGATCACCGGGCCGATGCGCTACCTGTGCAGTCAGGCGAGGCTCGCGGGGTACCGCGCGACCCTGGAGCGGGCCGGCGTCGAGGCCGACGACTCCCTGGTGGAGCACGGCGACTTCCACTACTCCTCCGGCCACGAGCTGGGCCTCGCGCTGCTCGACCGGCCCGACCCGCCTTCGGCGATCTTCGCGGCCAACGACGAACAGGCGCTCGGGGTGTACGCCGCGGTGCGGCAGCGCGGCCTGCGCGTGCCTGACGATCTCAGCGTGGTCGGCTTCGACGACGTGCCGATGTCCCAGTGGGTGACGCCGCCGCTCACCACGGTGCGCCAGCCCATCGCCGAGCTCGCCGCGCTGGCGGTCCGCACGTTGCTGGCCCACAAGGATGGCGTCGACATGCCTGAGGGCCGGGTCGAGCTTTCCACGAAGCTGGTGGTGCGCGACAGCACGGCGCCGCCGGCCGAGCGCGACAACTGA
- a CDS encoding IlvD/Edd family dehydratase, producing MDGAQRDGQQDPPDQFERQEGVGAEAGGGGHGVAGVRHRRSAHWFGAEGRAGMLYRSWMRNQGFGAEVFDGRPVIGIASTWSELAPCNAHLDRVAEAVKRGVWMAGGFPLEFPVMATGETLLRPTAMLYRNMLAMQAEELIRANPLDGVVLLSGCDKTTPGLLMGAASVDLPAVMVTGGPMLNGKFRGGDVGSGTHVWKFEAEIKAGRMSVEEGHVAEGCMARSNGHCMTMGTASTMACVAEALGMQLPGSAAWPAVDSRRFEVAQEAGKRIVAMVEEDLRPSAILTREAFENAVRANAAIGGSTNAIIHLTALAGRVGVDLPLDDFDALVRDVPTIVDLMPSGRFLMEDFCYAGGLPVVLRELDDAGLLHGGAVTVTGRGVGENVADAVCWNTEVIRPIGEPLQPAGSGTAVLRGNLAPGGAVIKQSAASPELMRHTGRALVFDSPEEYHAVCDDDDLDVSPGDVLVIRGAGPKGYPGMPEVANVPLPVKLLRAGVTDMVRISDGRMSGTGFGTVVLHVAPEAAVGGPLALVRTGDRIELDVPGRRLTLLVPDEELERRRAAWVPPESEDDGGYRWLYREHVLQADGGADFGFLRGSRGSEVPRDSH from the coding sequence GTGGACGGTGCGCAGCGGGACGGACAGCAGGATCCGCCGGATCAGTTCGAGCGGCAGGAAGGGGTTGGCGCGGAGGCCGGTGGCGGGGGGCACGGTGTGGCCGGGGTGCGGCATCGGCGGAGTGCGCATTGGTTCGGGGCCGAGGGGCGGGCCGGGATGTTGTACCGGTCGTGGATGCGGAATCAGGGGTTCGGGGCCGAGGTGTTCGACGGCCGGCCGGTGATCGGGATCGCCAGTACGTGGTCGGAGCTGGCGCCTTGTAATGCTCATCTGGATCGGGTGGCGGAGGCGGTCAAGCGTGGGGTGTGGATGGCGGGGGGGTTTCCGCTGGAGTTCCCGGTGATGGCCACCGGGGAGACGCTGCTGCGGCCGACGGCCATGTTGTACAGGAACATGCTGGCCATGCAGGCGGAGGAGCTGATCAGGGCCAATCCGCTGGACGGGGTGGTGTTGCTGTCGGGGTGTGACAAGACGACGCCGGGGTTGCTCATGGGGGCCGCGAGCGTGGATCTGCCGGCGGTCATGGTGACCGGGGGGCCGATGCTCAACGGGAAGTTCCGTGGGGGGGACGTCGGGTCGGGGACGCATGTGTGGAAGTTCGAGGCCGAGATCAAGGCCGGTCGGATGTCGGTGGAGGAAGGGCATGTCGCCGAGGGGTGCATGGCGCGGTCCAACGGTCACTGCATGACGATGGGTACGGCGTCCACGATGGCGTGTGTGGCCGAGGCGCTCGGCATGCAGCTTCCGGGGTCGGCGGCGTGGCCGGCGGTGGACTCGCGGCGGTTCGAGGTGGCGCAGGAGGCGGGGAAGCGGATCGTCGCGATGGTCGAGGAGGATCTGCGGCCGAGCGCGATCCTCACCCGGGAGGCGTTCGAGAACGCCGTCAGGGCCAACGCGGCGATCGGCGGGTCGACCAACGCGATCATCCACCTCACGGCGCTCGCGGGCCGGGTCGGTGTGGACCTTCCGCTGGACGACTTCGACGCGCTGGTCAGGGACGTGCCGACCATCGTGGACCTGATGCCGTCCGGCCGGTTCCTGATGGAGGACTTCTGTTACGCCGGTGGCCTGCCGGTGGTGCTGCGTGAGCTGGACGACGCCGGTCTGCTGCACGGCGGCGCGGTGACCGTCACCGGACGCGGCGTCGGGGAGAACGTCGCGGACGCGGTGTGCTGGAACACCGAGGTGATCCGGCCGATCGGCGAGCCGTTGCAGCCGGCGGGGAGCGGCACGGCGGTGCTGCGCGGCAACCTCGCTCCCGGCGGTGCGGTGATCAAGCAGTCGGCGGCGTCGCCTGAGCTGATGCGCCACACCGGCCGCGCGCTGGTGTTCGACTCGCCTGAGGAGTACCACGCGGTCTGCGACGACGACGATCTCGACGTGTCCCCCGGCGACGTGCTGGTCATCCGGGGTGCGGGGCCGAAGGGCTACCCGGGGATGCCGGAGGTGGCGAACGTGCCGCTGCCGGTGAAGCTGCTGCGCGCCGGTGTCACCGACATGGTGCGGATCAGCGACGGCCGGATGAGCGGCACCGGGTTCGGCACGGTCGTGCTGCATGTCGCGCCGGAGGCGGCGGTCGGGGGGCCGCTCGCGCTCGTACGCACGGGGGACCGCATCGAGCTGGACGTGCCGGGCCGCCGGCTGACGCTGCTCGTGCCGGACGAGGAGCTGGAACGGCGCCGCGCCGCGTGGGTGCCGCCTGAGTCCGAGGACGACGGCGGGTACCGCTGGCTGTACCGCGAGCATGTGCTGCAGGCGGACGGCGGCGCGGACTTCGGGTTCCTGCGGGGGTCACGCGGCAGTGAGGTGCCGCGCGATTCGCACTGA
- a CDS encoding RNA 2'-phosphotransferase: protein MDQRRLVRVSKYLSKHLRHDPGRIGVTLDGAGWVDVDTFLDAARTHGFPITSAELQQVVVANDKQRFTLEAGRIRANQGHSVEVHLDLPAVAPPPVLYHGTVSRNLGAIRTDGLRRMNRHHVHLSPDRETAVRVGSRRGAPVVLVVDAAAMHAAGHEFMVSANGVWLVEHVPREFLRFPE, encoded by the coding sequence ATGGACCAACGCAGACTGGTACGCGTCTCCAAATATCTCTCCAAGCATCTCCGCCACGACCCCGGCCGCATCGGCGTCACCCTGGACGGTGCCGGCTGGGTGGACGTCGACACGTTCCTCGACGCCGCCAGGACCCACGGCTTCCCCATCACCTCCGCCGAACTCCAGCAGGTGGTCGTCGCCAACGACAAACAGCGCTTCACCCTCGAAGCGGGCCGGATCCGTGCCAACCAGGGCCACTCAGTCGAGGTCCACCTGGACCTTCCCGCCGTGGCACCCCCGCCGGTCCTGTATCACGGCACGGTGTCCCGCAACCTCGGAGCCATCCGCACCGATGGTCTGCGCCGCATGAACCGCCACCATGTCCACCTCTCCCCGGACCGCGAGACCGCGGTCCGTGTCGGCTCCCGGCGCGGAGCACCGGTCGTGCTCGTCGTGGACGCCGCCGCCATGCACGCCGCCGGTCACGAGTTCATGGTCAGCGCCAACGGGGTGTGGCTGGTGGAGCACGTGCCGCGAGAGTTCCTGCGTTTCCCGGAGTGA